From Sphingomonas nostoxanthinifaciens, a single genomic window includes:
- the cheB gene encoding chemotaxis-specific protein-glutamate methyltransferase CheB: MTRLLIVDDSPLMRRLLTDIFTDAGFEVAVARNADEAIVRLHADRPDVITLDIHMPGGDGLACLDRIMLERPTPVVMISALTSTGADETLEAMELGAVDFVSKPAGAISLEIEKIAAPMVEKVRAAATARISRTARLAERVRLKRGTPVRPPTPPEQPREQHTWVAPDGEGLVLVGSSTGGPPALEALLAPLPADFRWPIVIAQHMPASFTGQLAARLDRLCDIAVEEVSKTVLLQPGRAYIGRGGADLIIARRRGGLVALAAPEASEFAWHPSVDRLVESAMSQVAPERIIGVLMTGMGSDGAKAMTKLHEDGGFTIAEARETAVIWGMPGSLVELGGAARVAPLPEIAADLLAAAK, translated from the coding sequence GTGACCCGCCTCCTGATTGTCGATGATTCGCCGCTGATGCGGCGTCTCCTCACCGACATCTTCACCGATGCCGGGTTCGAGGTCGCGGTCGCGCGCAATGCGGACGAGGCGATCGTTCGTCTCCATGCCGACAGGCCCGACGTCATCACGCTCGACATCCACATGCCCGGCGGGGATGGCCTCGCTTGCCTCGACCGGATCATGCTCGAGCGCCCGACGCCGGTGGTGATGATATCGGCGCTCACCTCGACCGGCGCCGACGAGACGCTGGAGGCGATGGAGCTGGGCGCGGTCGATTTCGTGTCCAAGCCCGCCGGCGCGATCTCGCTCGAGATCGAGAAGATCGCGGCGCCGATGGTCGAGAAGGTCCGCGCCGCCGCGACCGCCCGGATCTCGCGCACTGCCCGCCTCGCCGAACGCGTCCGACTAAAGCGCGGTACGCCGGTGCGACCACCGACGCCGCCCGAACAGCCGCGCGAGCAGCACACCTGGGTCGCGCCGGACGGCGAAGGGCTGGTGCTCGTCGGCAGCTCCACCGGCGGCCCGCCCGCGCTCGAAGCGCTGCTCGCGCCGCTTCCGGCCGACTTCCGCTGGCCGATCGTCATCGCCCAGCACATGCCGGCGAGCTTCACCGGCCAGCTTGCGGCGCGGCTCGACCGGCTCTGCGACATCGCGGTCGAGGAGGTGTCGAAGACCGTCCTGCTCCAACCCGGCCGGGCCTATATCGGTCGCGGGGGTGCCGATCTCATCATCGCCCGCAGGCGCGGCGGGCTGGTCGCGCTCGCCGCGCCCGAGGCCTCCGAATTCGCCTGGCACCCCAGCGTCGACCGGCTGGTCGAAAGCGCGATGTCGCAGGTCGCGCCCGAACGGATCATCGGCGTGTTGATGACCGGCATGGGATCCGACGGAGCTAAAGCGATGACGAAGCTGCATGAAGACGGCGGCTTCACCATCGCCGAAGCAAGGGAGACGGCCGTGATCTGGGGCATGCCCGGCTCGCTGGTCGAGCTCGGCGGCGCGGCGCGCGTCGCGCCGCTCCCCGAAATCGCCGCCGATCTGCTGGCGGCGGCGAAGTGA
- a CDS encoding PqiC family protein, which translates to MRQWLPAPIAALALAACAHSPATTMLTLDAVAPAAAAPAYRGAPIAIPAVHIPAALDRAEYTRQVAGAEMKVDDFARWIAPLGTLARDTLVRDLTARLPEGAVLPPGAVAAPPARTVSVTILAFGIAGGQARMDVAYRELPSGPVAQLSLETPQQAGTPTASAEAFSQLLAQLADRMAASLGRP; encoded by the coding sequence ATGCGGCAGTGGCTTCCGGCCCCGATCGCGGCGTTGGCGCTCGCGGCATGCGCGCATAGCCCGGCGACGACGATGCTCACGCTGGATGCGGTGGCGCCCGCCGCCGCCGCGCCGGCCTATCGCGGTGCGCCGATAGCAATTCCGGCGGTACATATCCCGGCCGCGCTCGATCGGGCCGAATATACGCGGCAGGTCGCGGGGGCGGAGATGAAGGTCGACGACTTCGCCCGCTGGATCGCGCCGCTCGGGACGCTGGCGCGCGACACGCTCGTCCGCGATCTCACCGCGCGGCTGCCGGAGGGCGCGGTGCTTCCGCCGGGTGCGGTTGCGGCGCCGCCGGCGCGCACCGTGAGCGTGACGATCCTCGCCTTCGGTATCGCTGGCGGCCAAGCGCGGATGGACGTCGCCTATCGCGAGCTGCCGTCCGGCCCCGTCGCGCAATTGTCGCTCGAAACGCCCCAGCAGGCGGGCACGCCCACCGCCAGCGCGGAGGCGTTCAGCCAGCTCCTGGCGCAACTGGCCGATCGGATGGCGGCGAGCCTCGGCCGGCCATAG
- a CDS encoding hybrid sensor histidine kinase/response regulator, with protein MVDAGPVRTASMTAGTSGCWDWDIVADALRIDERFADLYGIDRALAGVPLPTQTFFSRIHPDDRARMRIAVAGILGGSALFSKEFRVLTADGGYRWMHGRGESHLDRSDEPVRFTGLLIDVTERKQAEERLRVAQSAGGVGTFEYRDGFATASVSDEFCRLLGLHPARSLPVRTINGLSVDGGPIVPDALPSDARSIGGEFFVRRGDTGDTRWIARRGEVHHEDGDGYRIIGVIYDVTEQKAAQQRLLDLNDTLEQRVQQAIDERMAVEEALRQAQKMEAVGQLASGIAHDFNNLLTIIVGNVETATRRLTLDTDPRAKRALDNAMKGAERAAALTQRLLAFSRRQPLSPKPTDIARLLAGMSDLLTRSITEAVGIQIQPDPDLWGVEIDGHQLENAILNLAVNARDAMPGGGNLTISAHNRTVQDQDDRMLVAGEFVAIEVTDTGSGMSDEMIAKVFDPFFTTKEVGKGTGLGLSMVYGFVTQSGGQITIDSTVGQGTTITLYLPRMTRLAGDHRPAPIVEGLSAGKGETILVVEDDDDVRAHTVELLRELGYRVIEAYDGPSALRLLERPDQSVQLLLTDVVMPVMSGSELADAAHVLFPEMRVLFISGYPRDAITRDGRLRAHVDLLQKPFNYETLAARIREALETVR; from the coding sequence ATGGTTGATGCGGGTCCGGTCCGCACCGCAAGCATGACGGCGGGCACGAGCGGCTGCTGGGACTGGGACATCGTCGCCGACGCGCTGCGGATCGACGAGCGTTTTGCCGATCTCTACGGCATCGATCGCGCGCTCGCGGGCGTGCCGCTGCCGACCCAGACCTTCTTCTCGCGCATCCACCCCGACGATCGCGCGCGGATGCGGATCGCGGTGGCGGGCATCCTCGGTGGCTCCGCTCTGTTCTCGAAGGAGTTTCGCGTCCTCACCGCCGATGGCGGCTATCGCTGGATGCACGGGCGCGGCGAGAGCCATCTCGATCGATCGGACGAGCCCGTCCGGTTCACCGGCCTGCTGATCGACGTCACCGAACGCAAGCAGGCCGAGGAAAGGCTGCGCGTGGCGCAGTCGGCGGGCGGCGTCGGCACCTTCGAATATCGCGACGGGTTCGCCACCGCGAGCGTGTCCGACGAATTCTGCCGGCTGCTCGGCCTGCACCCGGCGCGGTCGCTGCCGGTCCGCACGATCAACGGCCTGTCGGTGGATGGCGGCCCGATCGTCCCGGATGCGCTGCCGTCCGACGCGCGATCGATCGGCGGGGAGTTCTTCGTCCGGCGCGGCGATACCGGCGACACGCGCTGGATCGCGCGCCGGGGCGAAGTCCATCACGAGGATGGCGACGGATACCGCATCATCGGCGTCATCTACGACGTGACCGAGCAGAAGGCCGCACAGCAGCGCCTGCTCGACCTGAACGACACGCTCGAACAGCGCGTGCAGCAGGCGATCGACGAGCGGATGGCGGTCGAGGAGGCGCTGCGCCAGGCGCAGAAGATGGAGGCGGTCGGCCAGCTCGCCAGCGGGATCGCGCACGACTTCAACAATCTGCTGACGATCATCGTCGGCAATGTCGAGACGGCCACGCGGCGGCTGACCCTGGATACCGATCCGCGCGCCAAGCGCGCGCTCGACAATGCGATGAAGGGCGCCGAGCGCGCCGCCGCGCTCACGCAGCGGCTGCTGGCCTTCTCACGCCGCCAGCCGCTCTCGCCCAAGCCCACCGATATCGCCCGGCTGCTCGCGGGCATGTCCGACTTGCTGACCCGTTCGATCACCGAGGCGGTCGGGATCCAGATCCAGCCCGACCCGGATCTCTGGGGCGTCGAGATTGACGGGCATCAGCTCGAGAATGCGATCCTCAACCTCGCGGTCAATGCGCGCGATGCGATGCCCGGCGGCGGCAACCTCACCATCTCCGCCCATAACCGGACCGTGCAGGATCAGGACGACCGGATGCTCGTGGCGGGCGAATTCGTCGCGATCGAGGTGACGGACACAGGCTCCGGCATGTCGGACGAGATGATCGCCAAGGTGTTCGATCCGTTCTTCACGACCAAGGAGGTCGGCAAGGGCACCGGGCTCGGCCTGTCGATGGTCTATGGCTTCGTCACCCAGTCCGGTGGGCAGATCACGATCGATTCGACCGTCGGGCAAGGCACGACCATCACCCTCTACCTGCCGCGCATGACGCGTCTGGCAGGCGACCACCGGCCGGCGCCGATCGTCGAGGGGTTGAGCGCCGGCAAGGGCGAGACGATCCTCGTGGTCGAGGATGACGACGACGTCCGGGCGCATACCGTCGAGCTGCTGCGCGAACTCGGCTATCGCGTGATCGAGGCCTATGACGGGCCGTCCGCGCTTCGGCTGCTGGAGCGCCCCGATCAATCGGTCCAACTCCTGCTCACCGACGTCGTCATGCCGGTCATGTCGGGCAGCGAACTGGCGGATGCGGCGCACGTCCTGTTCCCCGAGATGCGGGTGCTGTTCATTTCGGGCTATCCGCGCGACGCGATCACGCGGGACGGCCGGCTGCGCGCGCATGTCGACCTGCTGCAGAAACCGTTCAATTACGAGACGCTGGCCGCGCGCATCCGCGAGGCGCTCGAAACCGTTCGCTGA
- a CDS encoding paraquat-inducible protein A produces the protein MPQQLPPTHAAQLTRCARCAGTLERTNGRSLSLAFALSATLLLLLIPANLMPLLRTDVLGVSRTSRLASSAWIMLYDGWPWLAAIVFLFIVVAPIVRFGLLTLVLGALEFDVKADWLGPAFRWADKLQSWAMLDVFLLGLAVAYARLADSIAVRLGPGGVALIATAILSLFVRAALDKAAVWERIAPDAPPADPRTAIECTTCELLAPAEAEGASCRRCGDRLHRRKPQSMSRTIALTLAAVLLYIPANLYPLATLPIHYKPTTYTVLEGVIELAQANLWDLALLVFCASFLIPFLKLAGLGWCVVSVLRRSRSHLVAKTKVYRMVEEIGRWSMVDPFVIGTFVPVMTYNAFITGRAEPAAVPFTAVVVLTMISAKTFDPRLMWDAAERRD, from the coding sequence TTGCCGCAGCAATTGCCGCCGACCCATGCCGCGCAGCTGACGCGCTGCGCGCGCTGCGCCGGGACGCTCGAACGCACCAACGGGCGCAGCCTGTCGCTGGCGTTCGCCCTGTCGGCGACGCTGCTCCTTCTGCTCATCCCGGCCAACCTGATGCCGCTGCTGCGCACCGACGTGCTCGGCGTGTCGCGCACCAGCCGGCTCGCCTCGTCGGCGTGGATCATGCTGTACGACGGCTGGCCGTGGCTGGCGGCGATCGTGTTCCTGTTCATCGTCGTCGCCCCGATCGTCCGCTTCGGCCTGCTGACGCTCGTGCTCGGCGCGCTGGAATTCGATGTGAAGGCCGACTGGCTCGGGCCGGCGTTCCGCTGGGCGGACAAATTGCAGAGCTGGGCGATGCTCGACGTGTTTCTGCTCGGGCTGGCGGTGGCCTATGCCCGGCTGGCGGATTCGATCGCGGTGAGGCTCGGGCCGGGCGGGGTCGCGCTGATCGCCACGGCGATCCTGTCGCTGTTCGTCCGCGCGGCGCTCGACAAGGCGGCGGTGTGGGAACGGATCGCGCCCGACGCGCCCCCGGCCGATCCGCGCACGGCGATCGAATGCACGACCTGTGAATTGCTCGCGCCGGCCGAGGCCGAGGGCGCGTCGTGCCGCCGCTGCGGCGATCGCCTCCACCGGCGCAAGCCGCAGAGCATGAGCCGCACGATCGCGCTGACGCTGGCGGCGGTGCTGCTCTACATCCCCGCCAACCTCTATCCGCTAGCGACGCTGCCGATCCATTACAAGCCGACCACCTATACGGTGCTGGAGGGCGTGATCGAGCTGGCGCAGGCGAACCTCTGGGATCTCGCTCTATTGGTGTTCTGCGCGAGCTTCCTCATTCCGTTCCTGAAGCTCGCCGGGCTCGGCTGGTGCGTCGTTTCGGTGCTGCGGCGCTCGCGCTCGCACCTCGTCGCGAAGACGAAGGTCTATCGGATGGTGGAGGAGATCGGGCGCTGGTCGATGGTCGATCCGTTCGTGATCGGAACCTTCGTGCCGGTCATGACCTATAATGCCTTCATCACGGGGCGTGCGGAGCCCGCGGCGGTGCCGTTCACCGCCGTGGTGGTGCTGACGATGATCAGCGCCAAGACGTTCGACCCGCGACTGATGTGGGATGCGGCGGAGCGACGCGATTGA
- a CDS encoding chemotaxis protein CheA, whose protein sequence is MDELLAQFLIEGRELVAAANDALGLLARRADDRDAIDAAFRAVHTLKGSVAVFDMAPAGRILHEAESMLDRARKDGAAIPPDGLAALVACIDRVDAWIDAMERTGTLPADAGDVADRLLGGIADAPTPEAMSQPDWLAPLAEREADLLQAAGAALVAFRYRPDADCFFRGDDPLALCASVPDLQALQITPREPWPDPEQIEPFQCNLCIEGLSGASLDAVRAHFRLVSDQVALHLVRPQADAEAPVADAQSQTLRVDMRRIDDLADTLGELIVAANALEPLVAEVSRLDASLGARLRVAHGNVEREVSVLQRGVLAVRLVPIAPMLRRLPRIVRELAAELGKTIDFAIDGDSLEVDKAIADALFEPLLHLVRNAVDHGIEPADARVAAGKSPSGRLRLSFARNGERLDVALADDGRGIAPAQMRGIAVARGIVSDAQAAGLDDRAAIELIFAPGFSSADAVTSVSGRGVGMDAVRSALDRIDARIAIDSEVGRGTMMRLSFPLRAITTRMLVIRSGPDRYAVPFDKVTETVIVPAAAVAPLGSGEALVLRDRSVPLLHMAELLGGRRRASGDLRLMVADHGSERVAFVVDGFDQQINATVRQATGLLGTIPGVAGTAVLGDGEVLIVLDPERLIA, encoded by the coding sequence ATGGATGAGCTGCTCGCCCAATTCCTGATCGAGGGCCGCGAGCTGGTCGCGGCGGCCAACGATGCGCTGGGCCTGCTCGCCCGCCGCGCCGACGACCGGGATGCGATCGACGCCGCCTTCCGCGCCGTCCACACGCTCAAGGGATCGGTCGCGGTCTTCGACATGGCGCCGGCCGGCCGCATCCTCCACGAGGCCGAGAGCATGCTCGATCGGGCGCGCAAGGACGGCGCCGCGATCCCGCCCGACGGATTGGCGGCGCTCGTCGCCTGCATCGATCGGGTCGACGCGTGGATCGACGCCATGGAGCGCACGGGCACCCTGCCCGCCGATGCCGGCGACGTGGCCGACCGCCTGCTCGGCGGGATTGCCGACGCGCCCACGCCCGAAGCGATGTCCCAACCCGATTGGCTCGCGCCATTGGCGGAGCGCGAAGCCGACCTGCTCCAGGCGGCGGGCGCCGCGCTCGTCGCATTCCGCTATCGGCCCGATGCGGACTGCTTCTTCCGCGGCGACGATCCGCTCGCGCTGTGCGCAAGCGTGCCCGATCTCCAGGCGCTTCAGATCACGCCACGCGAGCCCTGGCCCGATCCCGAGCAGATCGAGCCCTTCCAGTGCAACCTCTGCATCGAGGGCCTGTCCGGGGCTTCGCTCGACGCGGTGCGCGCCCATTTCCGGCTGGTGAGCGATCAGGTCGCGCTGCACTTGGTTCGCCCGCAGGCCGACGCCGAGGCGCCGGTCGCGGATGCGCAGTCGCAGACGTTGCGCGTCGATATGCGCCGCATCGACGATCTGGCCGACACGCTCGGCGAGCTGATCGTCGCCGCCAACGCGCTGGAGCCGCTGGTCGCCGAGGTCTCGCGGCTCGATGCCAGCCTCGGCGCGCGGCTGCGGGTGGCGCATGGCAATGTCGAGCGGGAGGTTTCGGTCCTGCAGCGCGGCGTCCTGGCGGTGCGGCTCGTGCCGATCGCGCCGATGCTGCGACGCCTGCCGCGGATCGTGCGCGAGCTTGCCGCCGAACTCGGCAAGACGATCGATTTCGCCATCGACGGCGACAGCCTCGAGGTCGACAAGGCGATCGCCGACGCATTGTTCGAGCCGCTGCTTCACCTTGTCCGCAATGCGGTGGATCACGGCATCGAGCCTGCCGACGCGCGGGTGGCCGCCGGAAAATCGCCGAGCGGCAGGCTTCGCCTGAGCTTCGCCCGCAACGGAGAGCGGCTCGACGTCGCGCTGGCCGACGACGGGCGCGGGATCGCGCCGGCGCAGATGCGCGGGATCGCGGTCGCGCGCGGCATCGTCTCGGACGCGCAGGCGGCCGGGCTGGACGATCGCGCCGCGATCGAGCTGATCTTCGCGCCGGGCTTCTCGTCGGCGGATGCGGTTACCAGCGTGTCCGGGCGCGGCGTCGGCATGGATGCCGTGCGATCGGCGCTCGACCGGATCGACGCGCGGATCGCGATCGACAGCGAGGTCGGTCGCGGCACAATGATGCGGCTCAGCTTCCCGCTGCGTGCGATCACGACGCGGATGCTCGTCATCCGTTCGGGGCCGGATCGCTATGCCGTCCCGTTCGACAAGGTGACCGAGACCGTGATCGTGCCCGCCGCCGCGGTCGCGCCTTTGGGCAGCGGCGAGGCGCTGGTGCTGCGCGACCGTTCGGTCCCCCTCCTCCACATGGCCGAACTGCTCGGTGGCCGACGCCGGGCCTCGGGCGACCTGCGGCTGATGGTGGCGGATCATGGCAGCGAACGCGTCGCGTTCGTGGTCGACGGCTTCGATCAGCAGATCAATGCCACCGTGCGGCAGGCGACGGGCCTGCTGGGCACGATTCCCGGCGTCGCGGGCACGGCCGTGCTCGGCGACGGCGAGGTGCTGATCGTGCTCGATCCGGAAAGGCTGATCGCATGA
- a CDS encoding CheR family methyltransferase codes for MNPSADPGHTPLLSEAELQQLSRLIYARTGMTFGEAKRYYIERRFAVRMARSGAPNAATYLAKLPLDGAEMQALINAFTINETYFYREDVQIAALARDMLPELVADRTPGSLVRIWSMPCSTGEEPYSIAIWLLENWPMVDAWHIEIVGSDIDSAAIDQARRGIYGERALQRLPTDVRERYFLPERNLEREIIDDLKESVQFGVANLIETRSSRAQGKFDVIFCRNLLIYFDDDARQLAAAHLYDCLNPGGFLCLGHTESMNRISDRFELVRFGDAMVYRRR; via the coding sequence GTGAATCCGAGCGCCGATCCCGGCCACACCCCGCTGTTGAGCGAGGCTGAACTGCAGCAGCTCTCCCGCCTGATCTACGCCCGCACCGGCATGACCTTCGGCGAGGCCAAGCGTTATTATATCGAGCGCCGCTTCGCCGTGCGCATGGCGCGATCGGGCGCCCCGAACGCCGCGACATATCTGGCGAAGCTGCCGCTGGACGGGGCGGAGATGCAGGCGCTGATCAACGCCTTCACGATCAACGAAACCTATTTCTATCGCGAGGACGTGCAGATCGCCGCGCTCGCGCGCGACATGCTTCCCGAACTGGTCGCGGATCGCACGCCCGGATCGCTGGTGCGGATCTGGTCGATGCCGTGCTCGACCGGGGAGGAGCCGTACTCGATCGCGATCTGGCTGCTCGAAAACTGGCCGATGGTCGATGCGTGGCACATCGAGATCGTCGGCTCGGACATCGACTCCGCCGCGATCGATCAGGCGCGGCGCGGAATCTACGGGGAACGCGCGCTGCAGCGGCTGCCCACCGACGTGCGCGAGCGCTACTTCCTGCCCGAACGCAATCTGGAGCGGGAGATCATCGACGACCTGAAGGAATCGGTGCAGTTCGGCGTCGCCAACCTGATCGAGACGCGCAGCAGCCGCGCGCAGGGCAAGTTCGACGTGATCTTCTGCCGCAACCTGCTGATCTATTTCGACGACGATGCGCGTCAGCTCGCCGCCGCCCATCTGTACGACTGCCTCAACCCCGGCGGTTTCCTGTGCCTCGGCCACACCGAATCGATGAACCGGATCAGCGACCGTTTCGAACTCGTTCGGTTCGGCGACGCGATGGTCTATCGCCGTCGGTGA
- a CDS encoding chemotaxis protein CheX: MISDQILLDELERDALTEIVNIGVSRAASSLRKMVGEQVLLSVPAIDVVSQKRAARLISERETDDLVAVRQDFAGAFSGRALLIFPEENSLELVRAVTHDELTAQEVVEMEHEALTETGNVILNSCLATMANMLKRSLTMSIPEVVRGNGATLFDVFEEAPADGLVLFLYIDFNVRHRDIRGYIAMLMNLPELALLKELLAEFIERIVGQDG; this comes from the coding sequence ATGATCTCCGACCAGATCCTGCTCGACGAGCTGGAGCGCGACGCGCTTACGGAGATCGTCAATATCGGGGTCAGCCGCGCGGCCTCGAGCCTGCGCAAGATGGTCGGCGAGCAGGTGCTGCTGTCGGTGCCGGCGATCGACGTCGTGTCGCAGAAGCGCGCCGCGCGGCTGATCAGCGAGCGCGAGACGGACGATCTGGTCGCCGTTCGCCAGGATTTCGCCGGCGCCTTTTCGGGCCGCGCGCTGCTGATCTTTCCGGAGGAGAACAGCCTCGAGCTGGTCCGCGCCGTGACCCATGACGAACTCACCGCCCAGGAGGTGGTCGAGATGGAGCATGAGGCGCTCACCGAAACCGGCAACGTCATCCTCAACAGCTGCCTCGCCACGATGGCGAACATGCTCAAGCGCTCGCTGACGATGAGCATTCCGGAGGTCGTACGCGGCAATGGCGCGACCTTGTTCGACGTCTTCGAGGAAGCGCCGGCGGATGGGCTGGTGCTCTTCCTCTACATCGATTTCAACGTCCGCCATCGCGACATTCGCGGCTATATCGCGATGCTGATGAACCTGCCGGAGCTTGCGCTTCTCAAGGAATTGCTGGCCGAGTTCATCGAACGGATCGTCGGGCAGGATGGTTGA
- a CDS encoding response regulator transcription factor: MPVTVLIVDDSKLARIVAGKTLATLQPEWTKIEAGSAADALAIMAEHPVDVALIDFNMTVKDGLQLATELRAEHADMPIAIITANIQDEVVARARAINATFVPKPVTAEGLEGFLSGAALKLRSKKG, from the coding sequence ATGCCGGTAACCGTCCTCATCGTCGATGACAGCAAGCTCGCACGGATCGTCGCCGGCAAGACGCTCGCCACGCTCCAGCCCGAGTGGACCAAGATCGAGGCGGGCAGCGCCGCCGACGCGCTCGCCATCATGGCGGAGCATCCCGTCGACGTCGCGCTGATTGACTTCAACATGACCGTCAAGGACGGGCTGCAACTCGCCACCGAGCTGCGCGCCGAGCATGCCGACATGCCGATTGCGATCATCACCGCCAACATCCAGGACGAGGTGGTCGCGCGCGCGCGCGCGATCAACGCGACCTTCGTGCCCAAGCCGGTGACTGCCGAAGGGCTGGAGGGCTTCCTGTCCGGTGCCGCGCTCAAGCTGCGATCGAAAAAGGGATGA
- a CDS encoding PqiB family protein, whose product MNDDDRDDTLPQARAIRSRWPGLVWAIPLAALIIVAYLGVRALTRRGLETVVTFGYVEGVTPGDTKVLMKGVEVGHVSHVRAAPDAHHVEVTLSLDPRVRDALNSNTKFWLVGEFPTITDIQSIRAAVAGVLIDMAPGTGGTPTRHFVGLDQPPLILPGTQGTIYYLDAAALGSIQPGAAVLYRGFTIGKVVRTALRGPGNFRLKVFVNAPFDRLIDEGGAFWTGSPLKLSLSGASLTAGLSSPASVLQGSVQYELPPAPVAAQHAPANTVFTLYQDQATARAGAIGPEVPYRVMLKGAAGDIEPGSSVTMLGYTVGRVRSAHLTFAPGGRPYTEATILLYPRRLDVALPPGAGTQDWRAASDRAVGRLLAQGYRAHMIQSPPLVGAHAILLAADAGARPARLATGGGDPIIPAAESNATADDLMAKADSILTKVDQIPLQEIGANVRRLTANVANITGSGEVRDGIAHLDATLRQLDAITAQVKPQIGPLMTKLNQTVTELQGTAAAARTVLSGEGAAQDRSLPEAIGQMDQAARSIRSLTDYLGRHPEALLRGKAKEK is encoded by the coding sequence TTGAACGACGATGACCGGGACGATACGCTGCCGCAGGCGCGCGCGATCCGCAGCCGCTGGCCGGGCCTCGTCTGGGCCATCCCGCTCGCCGCTCTGATCATCGTCGCCTATCTCGGCGTGCGCGCGCTCACCCGTCGCGGGCTCGAGACGGTGGTCACCTTCGGCTATGTCGAGGGCGTCACGCCGGGCGATACCAAGGTGCTGATGAAGGGCGTCGAGGTCGGCCACGTCTCGCACGTGCGGGCGGCACCCGACGCGCATCATGTCGAGGTGACGCTGTCGCTCGATCCGCGCGTCAGGGATGCGCTCAACAGCAACACCAAATTCTGGCTGGTCGGCGAGTTTCCCACGATCACCGACATCCAGTCGATCCGCGCCGCGGTGGCGGGGGTGTTGATCGACATGGCGCCGGGTACCGGCGGCACGCCGACGCGGCACTTTGTCGGGCTCGATCAGCCGCCGCTGATCCTGCCGGGCACGCAGGGGACGATCTATTACCTCGATGCCGCCGCGCTGGGCTCGATCCAGCCGGGTGCGGCGGTGCTCTATCGCGGCTTCACGATCGGCAAGGTGGTTCGGACAGCGCTGCGCGGTCCGGGCAATTTCCGGCTGAAGGTGTTCGTGAATGCACCGTTCGACCGGCTGATCGACGAAGGCGGCGCGTTCTGGACCGGCAGCCCGCTCAAGCTGTCGCTCAGCGGCGCGTCGCTGACGGCCGGCCTCTCGTCGCCGGCCAGCGTGCTGCAGGGTTCGGTGCAATATGAACTGCCCCCCGCGCCCGTCGCCGCGCAACATGCCCCGGCCAATACGGTGTTCACGCTCTATCAGGACCAGGCGACGGCGCGCGCGGGCGCGATCGGGCCGGAGGTGCCATATCGCGTCATGCTGAAGGGCGCCGCCGGCGATATCGAACCGGGATCGAGCGTGACGATGCTCGGATATACGGTCGGGCGGGTGCGCAGCGCGCACCTGACGTTCGCGCCCGGTGGGCGGCCTTATACCGAGGCAACCATCCTGCTCTATCCGCGCCGCCTCGATGTCGCACTGCCGCCGGGGGCGGGCACGCAGGACTGGCGCGCCGCGAGCGATCGTGCGGTCGGGCGTCTGCTTGCGCAAGGCTATCGCGCGCATATGATCCAATCGCCGCCCTTGGTGGGTGCGCATGCGATCCTGCTCGCGGCGGATGCCGGCGCCCGCCCGGCACGCCTCGCGACCGGCGGCGGCGATCCGATCATCCCCGCTGCAGAAAGCAACGCCACCGCCGACGATCTGATGGCGAAGGCTGATTCGATCCTGACCAAGGTCGACCAGATCCCGCTGCAGGAGATCGGCGCCAACGTCCGCCGGCTGACCGCCAATGTCGCCAACATCACCGGATCGGGCGAGGTCCGCGACGGCATCGCGCATCTCGATGCCACGCTGCGCCAGCTCGACGCGATCACTGCGCAGGTGAAGCCGCAGATCGGGCCGCTGATGACCAAGCTCAACCAGACGGTGACTGAGCTGCAGGGCACCGCGGCCGCAGCGCGCACCGTATTGTCGGGCGAGGGCGCGGCGCAGGATCGCAGCCTGCCCGAGGCGATCGGCCAGATGGATCAGGCGGCGCGTTCGATCCGCTCGCTGACCGACTATCTCGGCCGCCACCCCGAGGCGTTGCTGCGCGGCAAGGCGAAGGAGAAATGA
- a CDS encoding GFA family protein: MKVEGGCHCGLVRFEAEVADGPVEVLACGCSICAMTGFQHVIVPQSAFRIVEGRRETTTYRFGSGSARHIFCTQCGVKSFLTPRGRPDAMSLNLRCLDEGHGLDVTNVAVDQV, translated from the coding sequence ATGAAGGTGGAGGGCGGCTGCCATTGCGGCCTGGTGCGGTTCGAGGCGGAGGTGGCCGACGGACCGGTCGAGGTGCTCGCGTGCGGCTGCTCGATCTGCGCGATGACCGGCTTCCAGCATGTGATCGTTCCGCAATCGGCCTTCCGCATCGTCGAGGGGCGGCGCGAGACCACCACCTATCGGTTCGGGTCGGGTTCGGCGCGCCACATCTTCTGTACGCAATGCGGGGTGAAGAGCTTCCTCACCCCGCGCGGCCGGCCCGACGCGATGAGCCTGAACCTGCGCTGCCTCGACGAAGGCCACGGCCTCGACGTGACGAATGTCGCGGTCGATCAGGTCTGA